In a single window of the Botrytis cinerea B05.10 chromosome 12, complete sequence genome:
- the Bcump1 gene encoding Bcump1: MAMRIAPAASHTSTHTLLQEASLGAPSAPGLHDTLRHGVGPKQSSSLSSLPDSTHPLESRLKKWESTQEALKMASLRRTFGMSEPIRRGMELKITREGEWRPLALGGGGPGLHEEILRGSDTTISWEDVFKGDETRTLPGFHEEVERKVKMGF, encoded by the exons ATG GCAATGCGCATCGCCCCCGCCGCCTCCCACACCAGCACGCACACCCTCCTCCAAGAAGCCTCCCTCGGTGCGCCCTCGGCCCCTGGTCTCCACGACACCCTCCGCCACGGAGTCGGTCCAAAACAAAGCAGCTCACTCTCCAGCCTCCCCGACTCCACACACCCACTCGAATCGCGTCTCAAGAAATGGGAATCCACGCAAGAAGCCCTCAAGATGGCCTCTCTGCGTCGCACTTTTGGCATGAGCGAGCCCATCCGCAGAGGtatggaattgaagattaCGAGAGAGGGCGAATGGAGACCGCTTGCGCTTGGAGGTGGTGGTCCGG GACTCCACGAGGAAATCCTACGAGGATCCGACACGACGATTAGCTGGGAAGATGTATTCAAAGGGGACGAGACAAGGACACTACCCGGTTTCCACGAGGAAGTGGAGAGGAAGGTTAAGATGGGTTTCTAA
- the Bcprx2 gene encoding Bcprx2, giving the protein MSLASQLSSITTQFEANAPTALKNTINKTNTQFQQTFSPSLALQPGRPFPLTTLPNAVGTPISIRTLLLASPLLITFYRGSWCPFCNLALHSLQQHLPLFTAHNIKLVAISPELPDTSLNTVEKHSLEFEVLSDVGNALARELGILFQQPEEMRSVFETFGHDMEKRNGDASLEVPVPATFLVGRDGVVKRRFVDPDWTKRVETSEVLRWVEELEGKGEL; this is encoded by the coding sequence ATGTCACTCGCCTCGCAACTCTCCTCCATAACCACGCAATTCGAAGCCAACGCGCCCACGGCCCTCAAAAACACCATCAACAAAACCAACACACAATTCCAACAAACCTTTTCGCCCTCGCTCGCGCTCCAACCCGGCCGTCCCTTCCCGCTCACCACCCTCCCCAACGCAGTCGGCACCCCCATCTCGATCCGCACTCTCCTCCTCGCAAGCCCCCTCCTCATAACCTTCTACCGCGGCTCCTGGTGTCCCTTCTGCAACCTCGCCCTACACAGCCTGCAGCAGCACCTCCCCCTCTTCACCGCGCACAACATAAAACTCGTAGCCATCAGCCCGGAACTGCCCGACACCTCTCTCAACACCGTCGAGAAACACAGCCTCGAATTCGAAGTTCTCTCCGATGTCGGAAACGCACTCGCGCGGGAATTAGGGATTTTATTCCAGCAGCCTGAGGAGATGCGCTCGGTATTCGAGACCTTTGGTCATgatatggagaagaggaatggaGATGCGAGTTTGGAGGTGCCGGTGCCGGCGACGTTTTTGGTGGGGAGAGATGGGGTTGTGAAGAGGAGGTTTGTGGATCCGGATTGGACGAAGAGGGTTGAGACGAGTGAGGTGTTGAGATGGGTGGAGGAGTTGGAGGGGAAGGGTGAGTTGTAG